CGAAGTCACTGCGCGAAGAGTTCAGCCGCCTCACCACCGAGGGGCAGACCCTTCTCGACACCCTCGCCACCGAGAACCGCGACAAGTCGGAGGCCGAAGAGACGGCCAGCGCCGCCCGCTTCTCGCGATTGGAGAAGATCAAGAGCCTGCTGGACGAGCAGGCCAAGTTCGCCTCGCTCAAGCTGGCCGACGACGCTGGCGACGGCGACGCCAACGTGGTGCTGCCGAAGGAAGACCCCGGCCGCGACGCGTTCAACGCGTCCGAGGGCAAGGGCGCGAATGGCACCGCGGCAGAACCGAAGGTCGACCGCCAGCAGTTCAACCGTGCGTTGAACCACTGGGCATTGACCGGCGATATGGCCCGCCAATTCGCTACTATCACCACCGCCACCCAGTCGGGCGCGTTGCTGCCCAAGATGGTGGCGCAGCCCGTCGTCGTCACCTACCCGACGGCGTTCCGCCAGGCCATGGCGCTGTATGGCGTTCAGCCGGTCAGCGGGTCGAGCACGGCCGAGATGAACCTGCCCGTGGTGATCGCCGCCGTTGGCAGCGACCTGTCGGAGACGGCCACCAGCGGCACGCAGAACGAGCCGTCGCTGACCGAGACGATCAACCTCAAGCCGGCACCCATCCAGTCGGGCCAGGCGTGGGTATCGAATCTGGAACTGGCCGCGCTCGATTACGACCTGCTGGGGTCGCTCGTGCCGTCGCTGATCGACGCGAAGGAAATGCGCCTCGAACAGAAGGCCATGGCCGCGATCATCGCCGACACTGGCATTACCCAGAGCGAGGCAACGGCCACGATCTCGGGCCTGACCTACGACAACCTCGTGGACCTGAACAACAAGCTGGCCACCCGCTGGGACCGCCAGAAGGTCATCATCCTTTCGCCCGCCGCCTACACCGCGGCCTGCAAGCTGACGGGCGACGACGGCCACCCGGTGCTGCTGAAAGACCCGCAGAACCAGACGCTGGTGCGCCTGAACGGCACGCCGGTGCTGAAGTCCGATTACCTCGAAGCGTTCGGCGCCAACAAGGTCGTCGGCATCCTCGTGAGCCTCGTGGGCTTCCGCCTGCGCGACGCAGGCACCCAGAAGATCGTGCGCCACCTCGACGACAAGGACAAGGTCGACCAGACCGGCCTGAACGTCATCGGCTACCACGCGTGGGGGTACGCCCCGAGCGCGATGGTCAAGCTGAAGTGCCCCGCCTCGTAGTCTCCTGTTTGGGGTTGTGTGGGACCGTGGGCGGGTTAACGCCCGTCCACGGCATTTCAACAGGAGAACCGGAAATGAAGATCACGTTTCAGCAGACATTTTCGACCGAACGCCAGCTATTCCGTGGCGGCAAAGAGTACGACGTGACCGACGCCCAGGGCGCGGAGTTCGTCGCCAGCGGCATCGCCAATCGCACGGATGGCAGCACGCCACCGCCCGCGGAACCGGAGCCGATCGCCGCGGGCGCTGACCTGACCCGGAACGATGGCGACACGGCCACGGCCGTCACCGAGCCCCCGAAGCCGAAGCGCAAGGGCCGCGCCCGGAAGGGCGACGCCTAATGGTCACCTACGGCCCCAGCTTCGCGCAAGAGTTCCTGTGTCGTGCGCCCGACGTCACCACGGGGCTCTACCTCATCGTTCACCGCAACGACGGGCTGGCGTTCGACGTGACGCAGCACACTTGGATGGATTGCACCCCGGAGAATTGGGGGCAGTTCACCGAAGGTTTTGTTGCCAAGGGTAGCGGGATCTACCGATGCGTGATTCAGCACGACACGCTGACGGCCGGCGAGCACTACATCTTCTCGGTTTACGAGATGCTGGGTGAGCAGCCCGCCAGCACCGACCGCCTGCGCGAGACGTTGCACAAGGCCAACTGGGGCGTGATCGCGCCCGACGCCATGGTGGGCGACCCGATCGACCACAACACGGGCAGCACCGATGCGCTGCGCGTCGTCGACACCGGCGGCAACGGCATCGACGGCGTGGTGATCCGCGCCTACCTCGCGACCGACTACACCGACAACGCCAGCGCCGCCAGGGTGCAGGGGCTTTCCGTCACGCTGGCCGATGGCCGGTGGGAACGTCCGATCTACCGCGACCCGTCGCTGGCCTACACGCTCACGATGCACGCCGCGGGCAAGCTGGTGGGCCTGCATGACCTACCTGCGGAGGGAACCTAATGCCGATCGTGCTCGACCCCATCCAGAGCGGCGACGTGCCGGAGGGCGCGAATGGTCGCCATACGAAGTGGAGCGTGACCACCCCGCCCACGACCACGCCCGTATCCGCGGGTGATGCTGGCTACTACCTGAACCTGAACGAGGGCGGCGTAGATGAGACGTTCCCGCTTGAGTTGATGGTCGCCGCGGCCGTCGAGCACGCCGAGGACGTCATGGGAACGTCGCTCATGCCGCGCACGATGCTGGCGACGTTCTACAACGGCGCACCGCTGCTGCTGCCCCGCGGCCCGCTGCTGGAAATGATCGGCGTCGCGGACGGCAACGAGAACGCCGTGACCGATTACAAGGTCGAGCACGTCGGCCGGCGGCGCACCTACATCGTGCCCGCCGCCGGACTCACCTACCCGGTCAGCATCACGTATCGGGCGGGCTACGCAAACGCCGCAGCGGTGCCTGCCGACATCAAGCTGGCCATCCTCGCGCACGTCGGCACGCTCTACGAGAACCGCGAGAGCGTCAGCGACAAGCCCAAGACGCCCGTCCCGCACAGCCTGGAAGCGTTCTACCGCCGCAAGGGTAGGAATGTGGGGATCGGATGAACGCGGGGTCGCTGCGCCACACGCTCACGCTTCAGCGCCCGGTATCGGTCACCGACGCTTACGGCGAAACCACGGCGACGTCGTGGGTGGACGTCATGCCCATCCGTGCCGCCCTCAAGCCCACGCGTTCGGCCGAGAACCTGCGCGCGAGGCTGAAGGGACTCGAAACCAGCTTTGAACTGACGATGCGGTACAGCGCCGAGGTCACGTCGGAGCGCCGATTCCTTTGGGAAGGGAAGGAGCTCTACATCGACGGCATCATCGACGTGGACGGCCGACACCGCGAGATGCGCGTCACCACCTTTAGCCGCGTCGAGGTGCCCGGTGGCTAAGAGTCCGCAGATCAAAATGAAGGGCGACAAGGCGCTGATCAAGAAGCTGAAGCGCCTGGGCGACAAGCGGAAGATGCGCAGGGTGCTGCGGGCCGCGACCAATGCATCGGCGCAGGAGATCGTGAAGGCCGTGCGCAAGCTATGGCCAACCGATTCGGGCCTGAGCAAGAAGAGCGTCATCAAGAAGATCCTGAAGACCAAGAGCGGCTACACCGCCATCATCGGCATCGACAAGGACGCGGGCGTGCCCGGGCACATTCCGAGCAACATCGACCACCTGATCGAGCTTGGCTGGCAGACGAAGGACGGCGTGTCGGTGCCCGCCATCGCGCCGCTACGCCGCGGCTACGACAGCGCCAAGGCCGCGGCTGAAGCGAAGTTTGCGAGCAAGGCCAAAGAGGCAATCGAGCGAGAGGCACGGAAACCCTGATGGACGTGGAAACCGCAATCGTCGCCCACCTTCGCGCCGTGCCGCTGATCGAATCGCTTTCGGGCGGTCGCGTGGTCCCCGCGGGCAGCAGCAGCGTGCTGCGTCCCAACATCGTCTACCAGCGATTGACGACCAAGCGCGAGTACAGCAACGACGGCCCGACGCACGCGCCGTGGGCAACGGTGCAGATCGGTTGCTGGGCCGACACGCTGAGCGTCGCGCGCCAACTGTCGGACGCAGTAATAGCCGCACTGGACGGATTCACGGGCGAGGTCAACGGCTTTCAGATCGACGCCGTTTTCATCACTGACGAAAACAGCGCCCCCGAGTCCGCAGCGCCGGGCAAGGAAGAGGGCATCAAGGGAATTCTGGTGGACTGTGTAGTTCACTATCAGGAATAGCAGGCAGCACTTTTAGGAGCTTCACAGCATGAGCACAGCAACGAAGGCATACGGGTCCAAGATCGCCGTCAGCGCCACTGACGCCAGTTACGTGGACATCGCGCAGACGGTCGACCTGGCCGGGCCGTCGCCGGAGGTGGGCGAGATCTCGATCACCAACAACGACAGCCCCGACAACTGCAAGGAATACTTGCCGGGCATGATCGAGCCGGGCGAACTGGAATTTGAGATCGTCTACGAGAAGGAGCAGTGCGCCGACCTCTACGCGATGTTCGGCGACGACATCGTTTACTTCTGGCGCGAGACGTACCCCGACGGTTCGACGTGGAAGTTCAAGGGCTTCCTGAAGTCCTTCGGCACCGAGGGCGAGACGGAAGACGGCGCACTGACCAACACGATCTCCATCAAGCTGACCAGCAAGCCGGTCTACACCGCGACGCCGGTCTAACGAGCACCCAAACCGAGGGGGGAGCGTCGCCCAACGTGAAATGGCGCTCTCCCCCTCTTTTGTTCCACCACCCCACACAGAGGCACCGACCATGAAGTTTGAACGAAACGCGTTCCTGCAATCGTTGACCGTCAAGCGCAAGACCTTCAAAGCGCCGAACGGGATGGAGTTCACCATCCGCCAGTTGAAGGCGGGCGAGGTGCAGCAGTTCATCACGTTCCAGAAGGACGCGAGCAAAGACCCGCTGTACCTGATGGCATGGTGTTCGTCCGCGCCGTGGTCGACCAGGACGGCAACCAGCCGATGAACGACGACGACATTCCCGCCATCGTCGAGGCCGCGTTCGACAATTGCGAGACGGTGTTGCAGCCGGTGACCGACGAGGCCGCGCGCTTCACGGGCATCGTGAAGACGGAGGCCCAAAAAAAGCGCGGCTCCGCGAACTGAGCGCCCCGCGGCAGAAGTTCGCGTTCATGCTGTGTCGCACGCTCGGATTCGCGCACCCCGACCACCTGCTTGCGACCCTCACGCACGAGCAGTTCGAGGATTGGATAGCCATCTACCCGCACGACCCGTGGGGCGAGGATCGCGACGACCTGCGGATGGCCCGCATGGTGTGGGCCACGTTCGCCGCGATGGGCGGGAAGAAGACGAAGAAGCTGAAGGAGTCCGATTTCCTGTTCAGCTTCAAGACCGCGATGGACAAGCCGCAGACCCCTGAGCAGTACGCCGCCAAGGCGCGACGCCTGTACCTCGCGCAAGGCGGAAGGATCAAGTAAATGGCCAAGAACATCAGCAGCTTATGGGTGGGGTTGACCGGCAACGTGTCGGGCCTGTCCAAGTCGTTCGGCGGTGCCATCGGCACCATCAAGGGGCTCGCGGGCAGCGTCGCGGGCGCTGGCGGCAAGCTGCTGGCGCTGACCGGGATCGGCGCGGGCGTGGCCGGCGCGTTCGCGGCCGTCAAGGGCGCTGCGTCGGGCATCTCGCTGGCTGCGGATCTAGAGCAGACCGGGGTCGCGTTTGAGACGATGCTTGGCAGCGCCGACGCCGCGGGCGCGATGATGGAGCAGCTAAAGAGCTTCGCTGCCTCAACGCCATTCGAGTTCCCCGAGATCGCCAACGCCACCAAGTCACTGCTGAACGCCGGCGTGGGCGCGGGGGAGATGACCGATAAGCTGCGCATGCTGGGCGACATCTCCGCAGGCTCGGGCAAGCCGCTTAATGAGTTGGTCGCGATATTCGCAAAGATCAAGAATACGGGCCGATTGCAAGGCGACACGCTCGCGCAGCTGGCCGAGGGTGGCGTGCCGGTCTACAAGGCGCTCTCTAAGCAGATGGGCGTTTCAACCGAGTCGATCGGTCAGATGGTCAGCGAAGGCAAGGTGAGCTTCGCCGAACTGGAAACCGCGTTAGGCAGCCTCACGGCGGCCGGCGGCATTTACGAGGGGATGACGCTAAAGCAGAGCCGGACGCTGGGCGGGCTCTGGTCGACGCTCACCGACACCATCGGCATGAGCATGGCCGATCTGGTGATGATCGTCGTGGACGCGTTCTCGCTTCGGGCAGGTATGACGGCGCTCACGGATGGGCTCGCGTGGGCAGGGGCCGCCGTGGGCGGATGGGTGAAGGGCATCGCGCCGATCGTCAAGGCGTTCGCCGTCAGCGCCTACCAATCGTTCGTGGGGTTCTACCAAGCCGCGGTGCCGATCCTGGGCCGCGTTTACTCGTTCGTTTCCAGCATCTTCGGCCAGCTCGTGCCCGTGGTGACGGGCGTGGCGACGACGCTGTGGACCGTGGCAAGCACGACGTTCACGGCCATCTACAACACCGTTGCCCCGATCGTCCAGACCCTTTACACCACGGTGGCATCGCGGTGGCAGGGTCTGCTTACGTCGACCATCACCTACGGGCTCGCCATCTGGGGCGCGGTGCAGTCGGCGTTCGGCCTCGTGCTCGACGTCGCCAACGTGATGTGGAACGGCGTGGTGAGCGTGTGGAACTGGGGCGCGTCGTGGATCACCGGTTCCAGCACGAGCGCCGCGTCAACGGTCAGCGGTGTGTTCGCAGGCGTGGCCGACGTCTTCGGCTGGGTGCAGGAGAAGGTGACCGCCGCGTTGAATATCGCGTCGTTCGCGGTCGACAACTGGCGCGACGTGTTCGCGCTGGCGGGCACCAACGTGCTGTGGACCGTCGTCAGCCTGGGCAACCAGATCGCCCACGTCTTCACCGAGGTCATCCCGTCGATCCTGACGTGGTTCGGCGACAACTGGAAGACGATCCTGCTGGACAACTTCAACTACGCCAAGGCGTTCTTCACGAACATCGCCAGCAATGCGGTGGCCATCCTGACGAACATCCCCGGCCTCATCAGCGGGCAAATGTCGTTCGCGGACCTGTGGACGCCGCTGGGGGAGGGGTTCAAGTCCCAGCTTTCCGAGATGCCGAAGATCGCCGAACGCGAGATCGGCGGGCTTGAGGCCACGCTTGCCGCTTCCAGCGCGTCGTTGGCCAACTCCCTCGTGACGGGCTACGACGCGAAGATCGCCGAGCAGAAGGCCGCTGCGGACGCCGCGAGCAAGGCGATTACCGATGGGGTCACCAACGCGTTCAAGCCGCCGGAGAAGATCGACCCGCCCGCCGTTGGCGAGGTGAAACCGCCGGAGCTGCCCACGATCGGGCTCGACGCGAAGGTGAACCAAGACAACCTCACCGTGGGCATCACGCCGGAACTGAAGCTATCCAAGATGGTGATGGCGGGCAGCGCCGAGTCGCAGGCCATGCGGTTCCTGTCCCCGGACATCGCCGCGGCACTGAAGGGACCGGCCACGCCAGTCGCGGGCGCGGCCGGCAGCACCACCGCCCCCATTGCGATGGACGGTCCGAAGCAGCCGACCGTCGAGCAGTCGGCGGGCATGAAGCAGACCACCGACGATTTCGCGCGGCTGCAACTGGCCGAGCTGACCAAGCAGTCGTCGCTGCTGAAGTCGATCGACGACAGCCTGGCGAGCACTGACAACCTCACAATTGATTTCTAAGGAGCGCCGCCGATGGCATGGATCAAGGTGAAAGAGCAGGGCCAATTGGCCGAGAGCCAACAGACCACCGACGAGAAGACCGCCAAGCGCGTGTTTGTCGCGGTGTCGGACGTAAACACGACCAGCGTCGCCGCGGAAACGGCCAGCTTCGGGGGCGTGACGGTTCCGGTCTTGGGGGCGGGCCATCCCGACGACGGCAACCGCAAGGTGAAGTCCGTCAGCGCGTCCCCCGACGCCGAGAGCCGCAAGGTGTTTACCGTCGAGGTCGAGTATAGCGACAAGCTGTCACTCGTCGCGCTTGACCCGAACCCGTTGGACCGGCCCGCCGAAGTGTCGTGGGACTTCGACGACGCGACCGTGCCCTACTTCACTGACCGCAGCGAGACGCCCAAGCCCGTGGTGAACAGCGCCAAGGAACGGTTTGAATCCTACCTTGAACGCGAGACGGGCAGCATCACGGCGACGGTCACGAAGAATATCCCCGCCGCCGGCGCAGGCTCGTACAGCGCCGCCACGGCGCTGAGCCTCAAGGACACACTCAACGGCGGCACGATCACGGTCGACGGCGTGAGCATCAGCGCGGGGCAGGCCAAACTGAAGTGCTGGACCGTGGGGCCGGTGCAGAGCGAGACGGTCAATGGCGTGGTGGTGAACTACCGCCAATCGAAGATCCTCTACCAGTTTCGCGAGACGTGGGACCACGTTGTGGAGGACCGCGGCTACAACGAGAAGGATGGCACGACGGGCAAGGTAAAGCCGATCCTGAAAGGCGACAAGCCGCCGACGCCGGTTGACACGCCGTGGCCACTGGACGGCGCAGGGGCGAAGAAGGCCAACATCAGCGACGAGCCGGAGCCGCTGACGTTCAAGCCCTACGCGTCGGCCGCACACGGCACCCTGCCACTAGCCTAGAAGCAAGCGAGGACCGACATGGCCGAGAGACTTTCATTTTCACGGGATGGCGCGTCGCGCGTCGTCAGCGCCACCCAGCACTACGAGCGCCACCCGGACTATCAGGCGACCCGGCAACAGCCGCCCCGTCGCAACACCAGCAACGACGAGTTCTGGATTCAGTTGACCGCCGAGGGCACGAGTGCGCTGGTCGGGTGGTACAGCTGGAAGCTCGTTTACTTCAACCCGGTCACCAACGCATGGGCCGACGTGTCGCCAGCCGTCACTGGCACGACGAACGCGCGCGAGCAGAACTTGACGACGGGGCTATACAGCGCCAGCGCCCCGAAGCGATACCGCGCGCGGATGAACGGGTACAACGGCAGCGGTGCGCCGGTCTATGTGTTCTTCGGGGGAGGTGCTAGTACCCCCTTGGCCGCCCACAATCAGGGCGTCGTCGTCGCGGCGGCACCGACGTTCATCAACGCGATCAATGGCATCACATTCGCCGTAAATGGTACGGGCGTCGATCTGGACAACGGCATTCCTGCGGGCACTGGTCTGGGGAAGGTGCTTACGCTGATAACCGAAGACGGTAGCGTGAAGGATTGGGAGTATCCGCGGAGCATCCCATGAGCAATCTCTATTCGATCGCAGTCATGGGGCCGATTTGGGAGCGGGTGCGGCAAAGGGAGCGAGAGGGGTTCGGCTCCTTCAATCAGGGCACGATCACCGTTCCGGAACTTGGTGCGTGTTTGGCTTACGGGAGATCCCATGAGCCGAGGTTTTCGACTGACTGCTTTTCGATTCGGGCATTGCAAGATTGGCTAGAGGGCGCTTGCATAGCCTTTGCGCCCGCAGACATTGACCCTCCGACGAACGACTTTGAAAATTACACACTCGCGTCATGGCGGGCCGCAGCAGGGATTCATCCTGGCGGGTTCCGGAGGAAAGCACCGCGTAGCTTCGGGGTCATCGCAGGCGATTTCACCACGACCACAGACGCCTATGGTAACTCTGTTAGCGAGGGAGCAATTGGTTATGGGCTACGCGAAATCACGTCCTTCTCTAGCCCCGGAACCGCTGGCGACCATGCATTTTTCGGAACGCCTGGCAACGTGCTTCGATGCGTAACGAGCGGATCGTGGACGACGGCCACTACCGGCTACTCCGAAGTGCAGACCATCCGCATTCTGGGTGGCGTTCCTAGCAGCGGCACGTTCACCCTAACCTTCGCCGGCTCGACCACCACCGCGTTGAATTACAACGCAACTGCGTCCCAAGTGGGATCTGCCTTGGCGACAGTACTTACCCCGCTGGGCCTATCGGCTTCCGTCACGGGGTCGGCGTTGCCTTCGGGCACCATCACGGTAACCTTTTCCGCATCGCGACCCCTACCCAAGATGACGGTCGCCAGTTCGAGCATTAACGCCGGCACGGT
This region of Tepidisphaeraceae bacterium genomic DNA includes:
- a CDS encoding DUF3168 domain-containing protein; its protein translation is MDVETAIVAHLRAVPLIESLSGGRVVPAGSSSVLRPNIVYQRLTTKREYSNDGPTHAPWATVQIGCWADTLSVARQLSDAVIAALDGFTGEVNGFQIDAVFITDENSAPESAAPGKEEGIKGILVDCVVHYQE
- a CDS encoding tape measure protein; its protein translation is MAKNISSLWVGLTGNVSGLSKSFGGAIGTIKGLAGSVAGAGGKLLALTGIGAGVAGAFAAVKGAASGISLAADLEQTGVAFETMLGSADAAGAMMEQLKSFAASTPFEFPEIANATKSLLNAGVGAGEMTDKLRMLGDISAGSGKPLNELVAIFAKIKNTGRLQGDTLAQLAEGGVPVYKALSKQMGVSTESIGQMVSEGKVSFAELETALGSLTAAGGIYEGMTLKQSRTLGGLWSTLTDTIGMSMADLVMIVVDAFSLRAGMTALTDGLAWAGAAVGGWVKGIAPIVKAFAVSAYQSFVGFYQAAVPILGRVYSFVSSIFGQLVPVVTGVATTLWTVASTTFTAIYNTVAPIVQTLYTTVASRWQGLLTSTITYGLAIWGAVQSAFGLVLDVANVMWNGVVSVWNWGASWITGSSTSAASTVSGVFAGVADVFGWVQEKVTAALNIASFAVDNWRDVFALAGTNVLWTVVSLGNQIAHVFTEVIPSILTWFGDNWKTILLDNFNYAKAFFTNIASNAVAILTNIPGLISGQMSFADLWTPLGEGFKSQLSEMPKIAEREIGGLEATLAASSASLANSLVTGYDAKIAEQKAAADAASKAITDGVTNAFKPPEKIDPPAVGEVKPPELPTIGLDAKVNQDNLTVGITPELKLSKMVMAGSAESQAMRFLSPDIAAALKGPATPVAGAAGSTTAPIAMDGPKQPTVEQSAGMKQTTDDFARLQLAELTKQSSLLKSIDDSLASTDNLTIDF
- a CDS encoding phage head closure protein produces the protein MNAGSLRHTLTLQRPVSVTDAYGETTATSWVDVMPIRAALKPTRSAENLRARLKGLETSFELTMRYSAEVTSERRFLWEGKELYIDGIIDVDGRHREMRVTTFSRVEVPGG
- a CDS encoding phage major capsid protein, whose protein sequence is MDTKSLREEFSRLTTEGQTLLDTLATENRDKSEAEETASAARFSRLEKIKSLLDEQAKFASLKLADDAGDGDANVVLPKEDPGRDAFNASEGKGANGTAAEPKVDRQQFNRALNHWALTGDMARQFATITTATQSGALLPKMVAQPVVVTYPTAFRQAMALYGVQPVSGSSTAEMNLPVVIAAVGSDLSETATSGTQNEPSLTETINLKPAPIQSGQAWVSNLELAALDYDLLGSLVPSLIDAKEMRLEQKAMAAIIADTGITQSEATATISGLTYDNLVDLNNKLATRWDRQKVIILSPAAYTAACKLTGDDGHPVLLKDPQNQTLVRLNGTPVLKSDYLEAFGANKVVGILVSLVGFRLRDAGTQKIVRHLDDKDKVDQTGLNVIGYHAWGYAPSAMVKLKCPAS
- a CDS encoding head-tail connector protein, yielding MPIVLDPIQSGDVPEGANGRHTKWSVTTPPTTTPVSAGDAGYYLNLNEGGVDETFPLELMVAAAVEHAEDVMGTSLMPRTMLATFYNGAPLLLPRGPLLEMIGVADGNENAVTDYKVEHVGRRRTYIVPAAGLTYPVSITYRAGYANAAAVPADIKLAILAHVGTLYENRESVSDKPKTPVPHSLEAFYRRKGRNVGIG
- a CDS encoding HK97 gp10 family phage protein, with protein sequence MAKSPQIKMKGDKALIKKLKRLGDKRKMRRVLRAATNASAQEIVKAVRKLWPTDSGLSKKSVIKKILKTKSGYTAIIGIDKDAGVPGHIPSNIDHLIELGWQTKDGVSVPAIAPLRRGYDSAKAAAEAKFASKAKEAIEREARKP
- a CDS encoding phage tail tube protein — encoded protein: MSTATKAYGSKIAVSATDASYVDIAQTVDLAGPSPEVGEISITNNDSPDNCKEYLPGMIEPGELEFEIVYEKEQCADLYAMFGDDIVYFWRETYPDGSTWKFKGFLKSFGTEGETEDGALTNTISIKLTSKPVYTATPV